From Actinoplanes oblitus, a single genomic window includes:
- a CDS encoding ABC transporter ATP-binding protein: MTDLADLERKAAERAAARAGGQDRLSGHIVCDGLVRIFRTEGVEVMALQGLDLVVDRGELLAVVGASGSGKSTMLNILSGLDEPTAGIAKVAGFDLLGMTARKRLEYRRKIVGFVWQQTARNLLPYLTARENVELPMRLAGNRRRRRAEELLDMVGVGGKAGRRPAEMSGGEQQRCAVAVALANDPEVLFADEPTGELDEATADEVFGALRTVNAELGVTVVVVTHDRNVAEQVRRAVAIRDGKTASEVRRSARLAADGTEQHVTEEYAVLDRAGRLQLPAAFVEALSLRDRVRLNLEPDHVEVRPGESA, translated from the coding sequence GTGACCGATCTCGCCGATCTGGAACGGAAGGCGGCCGAGCGCGCCGCCGCCCGGGCCGGTGGACAGGACCGGCTCAGCGGGCACATCGTCTGCGACGGCCTCGTCCGGATCTTCCGTACCGAGGGCGTCGAGGTGATGGCCCTGCAAGGCCTCGATCTGGTGGTCGACCGCGGCGAGCTGCTGGCCGTCGTCGGTGCTTCCGGATCCGGCAAGTCGACGATGCTCAACATCCTGTCCGGGCTCGACGAGCCGACCGCCGGCATCGCCAAGGTGGCCGGTTTCGATCTGCTGGGCATGACCGCCAGGAAACGCCTCGAATACCGCCGGAAGATCGTCGGGTTCGTCTGGCAGCAGACCGCGCGCAACCTGCTGCCGTACCTGACCGCGCGGGAGAACGTCGAGCTGCCGATGCGGCTGGCCGGCAACCGCAGGCGCAGGCGGGCCGAGGAACTGCTCGACATGGTGGGGGTGGGCGGCAAGGCCGGTCGCCGCCCGGCCGAGATGTCCGGCGGCGAGCAGCAGCGCTGCGCGGTGGCGGTGGCCCTGGCCAACGACCCGGAGGTGCTCTTCGCCGACGAGCCGACGGGTGAGCTGGACGAGGCCACCGCGGACGAGGTGTTCGGCGCGCTGCGCACCGTCAACGCCGAGCTCGGCGTCACCGTCGTGGTGGTCACCCACGACCGGAACGTGGCGGAACAGGTCCGCCGCGCGGTCGCGATCCGCGACGGCAAGACCGCTTCCGAGGTACGCCGGTCCGCCCGGCTCGCCGCGGACGGCACCGAGCAGCACGTCACCGAGGAGTACGCGGTGCTGGACCGGGCCGGGCGGCTCCAGCTGCCGGCCGCGTTCGTCGAGGCGCTGAGCCTGCGCGACCGGGTCCGCCTCAACCTCGAACCCGATCACGTCGAAGTCCGTCCCGGGGAGTCCGCATGA
- a CDS encoding ABC transporter ATP-binding protein, translating into MSVVEVSGLSRDYGSGERVVHALSAVSFSAEKGELVAVRGRSGAGKTTLLNLIGGLDRPTAGTVTVAGRDVTAASEADLLELRRDTIGFVFQSFGLIPILSAAENVSVPMRLARHAPGTRDERVSVLLELVGLGGQANQRPGELSGGQQQRVALARALANDPDLLIADEPTGQLDSDTGRAIMDLLRAVVDARGMTALVATHDPNLIDRADRVLTLRDGRLIESV; encoded by the coding sequence ATGAGCGTCGTCGAGGTGTCCGGGCTGTCCCGCGACTACGGCTCCGGCGAACGGGTGGTGCACGCCCTCTCCGCCGTCTCGTTCAGCGCGGAGAAGGGCGAACTCGTCGCGGTCCGCGGCCGGTCCGGCGCCGGCAAGACCACCTTGCTCAACCTGATCGGCGGCCTGGACCGGCCGACCGCCGGGACCGTCACGGTCGCCGGCCGGGACGTCACCGCCGCCTCCGAGGCCGACCTGCTGGAACTGCGGCGGGACACCATCGGCTTCGTCTTCCAGTCGTTCGGCCTGATCCCGATCCTGTCCGCCGCCGAGAACGTCAGCGTCCCGATGCGCCTGGCCAGGCATGCCCCGGGCACCCGCGACGAACGGGTGTCGGTGCTGCTGGAACTGGTCGGCCTCGGCGGCCAGGCGAACCAGCGTCCCGGCGAGCTCTCCGGCGGCCAGCAGCAGCGGGTGGCGCTGGCCCGGGCCCTGGCCAACGACCCGGACCTGCTGATCGCCGACGAGCCCACCGGCCAACTGGACTCGGACACCGGTCGCGCCATCATGGACCTGCTGCGTGCCGTCGTCGACGCCCGCGGCATGACCGCCCTGGTCGCCACGCACGATCCGAACCTGATCGACCGGGCCGACCGCGTCCTCACCCTGCGCGACGGCCGCCTGATCGAGTCTGTTTGA
- a CDS encoding MerR family transcriptional regulator, with protein MSLTLTSPGFVLTVSEVAAAAGVAPSAVRFYEQHGVIRAERTAGDQRRFDDAAACRIKVAKLAQRVGLTVREIAEIFASLPDEPACTDWGRVAETLIAEAEARTAALKAQLAEMGSGARLCEL; from the coding sequence ATGAGCCTCACGCTGACGTCGCCCGGTTTCGTGCTGACGGTGAGCGAGGTGGCCGCGGCGGCCGGTGTCGCGCCGTCCGCCGTCCGCTTCTACGAGCAGCACGGCGTGATCCGGGCCGAGCGCACCGCCGGTGACCAGCGCCGGTTCGACGACGCCGCGGCCTGCCGGATCAAGGTGGCGAAACTCGCCCAGCGGGTCGGCCTGACCGTGCGCGAGATCGCCGAGATCTTCGCGAGCCTGCCGGACGAGCCGGCCTGCACCGACTGGGGCCGGGTCGCCGAGACGCTGATCGCCGAGGCGGAGGCCCGCACCGCCGCGCTCAAGGCGCAGCTCGCCGAGATGGGCTCGGGAGCGCGACTCTGCGAGCTCTGA
- a CDS encoding NADPH-dependent FMN reductase, which produces MSETNLATRPTVPTGTDHDSTEPLHLAVIAGSVRDQRMSRAVAEWAAFRAATGAVEVDLIDCAEAGLPDDGALRPGGSEASTVAGRLDAADAFVIVTPEYNHSYPAGLKRLIDWHYREWMFKPATILSYGVQGGLLAAEHLRGVFAELHVVTTRRGVGLSRPWEQLGPAGFQPPAATGAAFDAALHELAWWATTLRTARRDRPYAR; this is translated from the coding sequence ATGAGCGAAACGAATCTTGCCACCCGCCCCACCGTCCCGACCGGTACCGATCACGACAGCACCGAGCCGCTGCACCTCGCGGTGATCGCCGGCAGCGTGCGTGACCAGCGGATGAGCCGGGCCGTCGCGGAGTGGGCGGCCTTCCGCGCGGCCACCGGGGCCGTCGAGGTGGACCTGATCGACTGCGCCGAGGCCGGCCTGCCCGACGACGGCGCGCTGCGCCCCGGCGGCAGCGAGGCGTCAACCGTCGCCGGTCGCCTGGACGCCGCCGACGCCTTCGTGATCGTCACTCCGGAGTACAACCACAGCTATCCGGCCGGGCTGAAGCGGCTGATCGACTGGCACTACCGGGAGTGGATGTTCAAGCCGGCGACCATCCTCAGCTACGGGGTCCAGGGTGGCCTGCTGGCCGCCGAGCACCTGCGCGGCGTCTTCGCCGAGCTGCACGTGGTGACCACCCGCCGGGGCGTCGGCCTGTCCCGCCCGTGGGAGCAGCTGGGCCCGGCCGGCTTCCAGCCGCCGGCCGCCACCGGTGCCGCCTTCGACGCCGCCCTGCACGAACTCGCCTGGTGGGCCACCACCCTGCGCACCGCCCGCCGCGACCGCCCCTACGCCCGCTGA